A window of the Fusarium fujikuroi IMI 58289 draft genome, chromosome FFUJ_chr09 genome harbors these coding sequences:
- a CDS encoding related to MOSC domain protein, whose protein sequence is MDVMNFGQSPSLGYILFVAASALLPILLLFILIRRPVGESVSQSLPLPADDEIVRLRVYPVKSCRGFDVSSAQLLRTGLDLDRNWMFVTADEHEFITIRANSNMTLIITAWDVDTDTLIISLNEHKIEIPAHPTSQWLENNTELKKATIWGEQTDAWEYAESLTKPISEFLSVDVRLMYKGPTPRVLRGSGAPHRLGRTEATKFADMMPVLVASMASMNELNERVTKAGEDKIEIDRFRPNVIIRGSVPWVEDGWKTIRIGEGEHRLDLDVVCRCLRCQVPNVHPITADKHPRQPWNQLMKYRRIDPGLKFKPSFGMLCAPSDEGHIELGMKFQVTAMTNDHFFISPMK, encoded by the exons ATGGATGTGATGAATTTTGGACAGAGCCCTTCACTTGGATATATTCTGTTCGTTGCTGCTTCGGCTCTATTGCCTATTCTTCtgctcttcattctcatccgCAGACCTGTTGGCGAATCTGTATCCCAATCATTGCCTTTGCCAGCCGATGATGAAATTGTTCGCCTGCGAGTATACCCGGTCAAGTCATGCCGCGGTTTTGATGTCAGTTCAGCGCAGCTTCTACGAACTGGTCTAGATTTGGACCGTAACTGGATGTTTGTCACGGCTGATGAGCATGAATTTATCACGATCAGAGCAAATTCAAATATGACTCTTATCATAACAGCTTGGGACGTCGATACCGACACACTCATAATTTCTCTCAATGAACACAAGATTGAGATACCCGCTCACCCTACGAGTCAATGGCTTGAGAATAAcactgagctcaagaaggcgACTATCTGGGGCGAGCAAACCGATGCATGGGAATACGCCGAGAGCCTGACCAAGCCCATCTCGGAATTCCTAAGCGTGGACGTTCGCCTGATGTACAAGGGACCTACACCGCGAGTTCTACGTGGAAGCGGAGCTCCTCACCGTCTTGGTCGTACGGAGGCTACCAAGTTTGCCGATATGATGCCTGTGCTG GTTGCCTCTATGGCGAGTATGAATGAGCTTAACGAGCGTGTCACTAAAGCTGGCGAGGATaagattgagattgatcGGTTCCGCCCCAATGTCATCATCCGAGGAAGCGTACCCTGGGTTGAGGATGGATGGAAAACTATCCGAATTGGTGAGGGCGAGCACCGtctcgaccttgatgttGTGTGCCGATGCCTACGATGCCAGGTACCCAATGTTCACCCGATTACTGCTGATAAACATCCGCGTCAACCTTGGAACCAGCTGATGAAGTATCGACGAATCGACCCTGGACTGAAGTTCAAGCCGAGCTTTGGCATGCTTTGTGCACCGAGCGATGAGGGACACATCGAGCTTGGCATGAAATTCCAGGTCACAGCTATGACGAATGATCACTTTTTCATTAGTCCAATGAAGTAA
- a CDS encoding related to PET8 protein, translated as MSANPPTFQSALLAGALAGTTVDLSLFPLDTLKTRLQSSAGFFPSGGFSGIYRGIGSALVGSAPGAAFFFCTYEGVKGFLADKDNTSAPGWKAPLTHMAAASAGEVAACAVRVPTEVVKQRAQAGHHGGSSAAALRAILSRYSSHGFVPMWRELYRGWGITVFREVPFTVIQFPLWEAMKSWGRRRRGGREVTGAESALYGSMAGGLSAALTTPLDVLKTRVMLSKESVSVSEIFGRISREEGSRAFFAGVAPRVTWISIGGAIFLGSYQWAINTMNGVV; from the coding sequence ATGTCCGCAAATCCTCCGACCTTCCAATCCGCCCTCCTCGCAGGTGCCCTCGCTGGCACAACCGtcgatctctctctcttccctctcgaCACACTCAAGACCCGTCTTCAGTCCTCGGCCGGTTTCTTTCCCTCCGGAGGTTTCAGCGGTATTTACCGCGGTATAGGTTCTGCGCTTGTCGGTTCTGCGCCAGGTGCCgcgttcttcttctgtaCATACGAGGGCGTAAAGGGCTTCCTGGCTGATAAGGATAACACTTCTGCGCCAGGATGGAAGGCTCCCCTTACACATATGGCGGCTGCTAGCGCCGGTGAGGTGGCAGCTTGCGCCGTTCGTGTGCCGACCGAGGTTGTTAAGCAGCGTGCGCAGGCGGGCCATCATGGTGGTTCGTCGGCTGCTGCTCTACGGGCTATCCTGTCACGATATTCGAGCCATGGATTTGTTCCAATGTGGAGAGAGCTCTATCGTGGCTGGGGAATCACCGTCTTTCGCGAGGTTCCATTCACTGTGATCCAATTCCCGCTATGGGAGGCAATGAAGTCCTGGGGACGACGCCGCCGTGGTGGTCGCGAGGTCACTGGTGCTGAGAGTGCTCTCTATGGAAGCATGGCTGGTGGATTATCTGCGGCACTGACGACGCCTCTTGATGTACTCAAAACGAGAGTCATGCTATCGAAGGAGAGTGTTTCAGTATCGGAAATATTTGGTCGCATATCGCGCGAGGAGGGCAGCAGAGCTTTCTTTGCTGGGGTAGCACCACGAGTTACATGGATTTCCATTGGAGGCGCAATTTTCCTGGGAAGCTATCAATGGGCTATTAACACTATGAACGGCGTTGTATGA
- a CDS encoding related to WD repeat-containing protein 48, whose product MAKKARQRISYVLENAKSSEGGHRLGVNGLAVDNDSAILYSGGRDGIVCAWDLNLDLKGRSDITDPTPANSEDKKPKHTTKFRAQTHAHMHWINDIALAQNNTALVSGSSDLTVKVWRPYSEEDKNRTETIGEHADYVKCVTTPPPDMGANWVASGGLDRKICLWDLNGAGKTLEIDVQGEEIAEKGSVYALRVGRNIMASGGPEKTVRLYDPRTGDKVSKLVGHVDNIRAILIDNAGDTILSASADKTVKMWSIKNGRCMYTFSMHDESVWSLFSDDPSLGVFYSSDRSGLVAKTDVRGSLEDMDDGLSLAVAHEHIGVGKVVAAGGHIWTATNRSSINRWEDVDTGTNIQLPESVRHHRATSNASSRPRETSPPATTNGTAKKEIPAESILRISAAASFPARSGPNPDSATITDATARKGSEAIIDSSEPEIKPIHAVAEETIEGQFGLLKHRLLNDRRRVLTSDTAGDVLLWDLIQCKPIKSFGKQHLEDVEHLVNTVEAVAPWCSIDLSSGNLTVVLEPFNCFDAEVYADELDLPDNIEFREDQRISLGKWILRYLFADLVDEEIRRDEAHRQKLNEGLEARQIASGGTTEAAPLSISLPKSAIPDWDNADQVTPKPNLYPNTPGLGIGLATPGPSIMSGPNSLPDVPENAATSPMTPIEKRTSHVSRPSTEKEDYFTSPLQLLESAVKAASMVSTPTQNEADSKKSIDGDKEKDKDKDKADSAKSPSTPFGKKKFRMTFGTKKLSRSASQATTEKPAIVEEKTEESESSSVHEKEKEVDDSFFGTIQKIHQEYERQLADNPDKPVESRVVPSLPSDTPVLRLPPGTKVVIQEETTGGSANLYQGTVKDVGKDADIIEQKAPMWLGDVLLQNTLPFKEPVKVSFVLYPMDGTLPAIASADGNNRLNANRMLRVKKILSYVAERIEPALEEPEESPMKPEEYLELYCNEQLLSPATTLATLRTHLWKGGNDIVLHYKANGKKEIRPFPPPPEPEPAEPEETQDGAAAEEANTNGQVPLQPQAQAQAS is encoded by the exons ATGGCTAAGAAGGCACGCCAGAGAATCAGCTATG TCCTCGAAAATGCCAAATCATCTGAAGGCGGCCATCGTCTAGGTGTCAATGGCCTCGCCGTCGACAACGACAGTGCGATTCT ATACTCAGGTGGCCGAGACGGCATAGTATGCGCTTGGGATCTGAACCTCGACCTCAAAGGCCGCAGCGATATTACCGACCCGACGCCTGCCAATTCCGAAGACAAGAAGCCGAAGCACACGACCAAGTTTCGCGCTCAGACCCATGCCCATATGCACTGGATCAACGACATTGCACTCGCTCAAAACAATACTGCCCTCGTATCTGGCTCATCTGACCTTACAGTAAAGGTTTGGCGACCGTATTCCGAAGAGGACAAAAACCGCACCGAGACGATAGGCGAACATGCTGATTATGTCAAATGTGTTACAACCCCGCCCCCAGATATGGGCGCAAACTGGGTCGCATCTGGTGGGCTAGACCGCAAAATATGCTTATGGGATCTCAATGGCGCTGGGAAAACACTCGAGATTGACGTGCAGGGTGAAGAAATTGCTGAGAAAGGTTCTGTCTATGCCCTTCGTGTGGGACGAAATATCATGGCGAGTGGTGGCCCCGAGAAGACGGTGCGCTTGTACGATCCCCGAACTGGTGACAAGGTTTCAAAGCTTGTTGGTCATGTCGACAATATCCGTGCTATTCTTATAGACAATGCTGGCGACACGATTTTGAGTGCCAGTGCCGACAAAACGGTCAAAATGTGGAGCATCAAGAACGGTCGATGCATGTACACTTTCTCCATGCACGACGAGAGTGTTTGGTCACTGTTCTCAGATGACCCGAGCCTGGGTGTGTTCTACAGTTCTGATCGCTCGGGTTTGGTCGCCAAAACAGATGTACGCGGTAGCCTTGAGGATATGGACGATGGCCTGAGTCTAGCTGTGGCGCATGAGCATATAGGAGTTGGTAAGGTTGTCGCAGCTGGAGGTCACATCTGGACAGCAACCAATAGGTCATCAATTAATCGATGGGAAGACGTTGACACGGGCACCAACATCCAGCTTCCGGAGTCTGTTCGACACCACAGAGCTACATCGAATGCTTCTAGCAGACCCCGCGAGACTTCTCCTCCGGCTACTACTAACGGAACtgcaaagaaggagatccCAGCTGAGTCCATCTTGCGTATCTCTGCAGCTGCTTCTTTCCCTGCGCGATCTGGTCCAAATCCCGATTCTGCCACTATCACGGATGCTACAGCACGGAAGGGATCCGAAGCCATTATAGACTCTTCAGAGCCCGAAATCAAACCCATCCATGCAGTGGCTGAGGAAACGATTGAGGGACAATTCGGATTGCTCAAGCATAGGCTACTCAATGATAGGAGACGTGTGTTGACATCAGACACCGCTGGCGACGTACTACTATGGGATCTGATCCAG TGTAAACCCATCAAAAGTTTTGGCAAACAGCATTTGGAGGATGTGGAGCATCTCGTCAACACTGTTGAGGCCGTGGCTCCTTGGTGCTCTATCGATCTCAGCTCGGGGAATCTTACTGTGGTTCTAGAGCCATTTAATTGTTTCGATGCTGAAGTATATGCAGACGAGCTAGATTTGCCCGATAACATAGAGTTTCGAGAGGACCAGAGAA TCAGCCTTGGAAAATGGATCCTTAGGTATCTCTTTGCCGAtctcgttgatgaagagatcagAAGAGATGAGGCACACCGTCAGAAACTCAATGAGGGTCTTGAGGCGAGGCAGATTGCTAGTGGAGGAACTACTGAAGCTGCTCCATTATCGATATCATTACCAAAGTCAGCCATCCCGGACTGGGATAACGCAGATCAGGTTACTCCAAAGCCCAATCTCTATCCCAATACTCCAGGTCTAGGCATTGGCTTGGCAACACCTGGTCCAAGCATTATGTCGGGCCCAAACAGCTTGCCTGATGTTCCTGAAAACGCGGCGACAAGTCCAATGACTCCTATAGAAAAGAGAACCTCGCATGTCAGCCGCCCTTCGACGGAGAAGGAAGACTACTTCACAAGCCCCCTACAACTGCTCGAATCGGCAGTCAAGGCAGCAAGCATGGTTTCAACCCCCACGCAGAACGAGGCGGACTCCAAGAAGTCTATAGATGGTgacaaagagaaggataAAGATAAGGACAAGGCGGACAGTGCAAAGTCCCCAAGCACACCatttggaaagaagaagtttaggatgacttttggCACCAAGAAGCTTTCGAGGTCAGCATCTCAGGCCACCACAGAGAAGCCTGCGATCGTAGAGGAGAAGACAGAAGAGTCCGAGTCTTCATCTGTTCAtgaaaaagagaaggaagttGATGACAGTTTCTTTGGTACGATTCAGAAGATCCACCAGGAATACGAGCGGCAACTAGCCGACAACCCTGACAAGCCGGTCGAGTCACGAGTGGTACCCAGTTTACCTAGTGATACACCCGTTCTGAGACTCCCGCCAGGAACTAAGGTGGTTATTCAAGAAGAGACCACAGGTGGTAGCGCCAACTTGTACCAGGGCACTGTGAAGGATGTTGGCAAGGATGCAGATATTATCGAACAGAAGGCTCCCATGTGGCTGGGTGATGTTCTTCTCCAAAACACCTTGCCCTTCAAGGAGCCTGTAAAGGTTTCGTTTGTCTTGTATCCAATGGACGGCACTCTCCCAGCTATTGCTTCGGCCGATGGAAACAACAGGCTCAATGCTAACCGCATGCTTCgagtcaagaagatcctttCATATGTTGCGGAAAGGATTGAGCCTGCACTTGAGGAGCCAGAAGAAAGCCCTATGAAGCCAGAGGAGTATTTAGAACTGTACTGCAACGAACAG TTACTTTCCCCTGCTACAACACTGGCCACTCTCCGAACTCATCTGTGGAAAGGGGGTAATGATATTGTCCTTCATTACAAGGCCAATGGCAAAAAGGAGATTCGACCATTCCCTCCGCCTCCGGAGCCTGAGCCCGCTGAGCCCGAAGAAACTCAAGAcggcgctgctgctgaagagGCGAATACCAATGGCCAagttcctcttcaacctcaagcccaagcccaggCCAGCTAA